One Glutamicibacter halophytocola DNA segment encodes these proteins:
- a CDS encoding 3'-5' exonuclease: MNEWHKGLAIGFDLETTGVDTTTARIVTASVVLLDEQGNVVNRREWLVNPEVEIPEAATAVHGISTEKARTEGAPAKQSVQEILQLLMFASEQSPIVAFNASYDFSVLYHEALRYDLPPFFPGNVIDPFIIDKQVDKFRKGKRTLAAACEFYGVVLENAHTSLADAIACVAVARQIGERYPQLQVDPQVLHGWQIGWAREQAESFQTYLRKTKPDAVVDGAWPIMEA, translated from the coding sequence ATGAATGAATGGCACAAGGGCCTCGCAATTGGCTTTGACTTGGAAACTACCGGCGTCGACACCACCACTGCACGTATCGTGACCGCATCAGTTGTGCTGCTTGACGAACAAGGCAATGTGGTTAATCGCCGCGAGTGGCTGGTCAATCCGGAAGTTGAGATTCCTGAGGCGGCTACCGCAGTGCACGGGATCTCCACCGAGAAGGCCAGAACAGAGGGCGCCCCGGCCAAGCAGTCGGTTCAAGAAATTCTGCAGCTGCTGATGTTCGCTTCTGAGCAATCGCCCATCGTGGCTTTTAACGCATCCTACGATTTTTCAGTGCTCTATCACGAGGCACTCAGGTACGACCTGCCGCCGTTCTTCCCGGGCAATGTCATTGATCCCTTCATCATCGACAAGCAGGTCGACAAGTTCCGCAAAGGCAAGCGCACCTTGGCGGCGGCGTGCGAGTTCTATGGCGTCGTCCTAGAAAACGCGCATACTTCCTTGGCCGATGCCATCGCCTGCGTGGCCGTCGCTCGGCAAATCGGAGAGCGCTACCCGCAGTTGCAGGTGGATCCTCAAGTACTTCATGGTTGGCAGATTGGCTGGGCGCGCGAGCAGGCTGAAAGCTTCCAAACTTACCTTCGGAAAACGAAACCAGATGCCGTTGTTGACGGCGCATGGCCGATCATGGAGGCGTAA
- a CDS encoding ATP-dependent helicase: MSSIKYSPQELSIALGEKFPPTEQQAEIVAAPLEPMLVIAGAGSGKTKTMADKVVWLVANQLVRPEQILGVTFTRKAAGELSLRIRAKIAQLVATGLLSEEDTRDFLDPAVSTYHSYANTLVQDYGLRLGLEEDSALLGAAQSWQLGHSVLEKYTGDYQHLNSASSTLIDAIVSFSSEASEHLAAVPEAHQWIDDLVLKLRALPMDAEKDKAPTQAALKLIDKLASRATIAELAEEYGREKKRLGVMDYGDLVAHAARIAQEVPAAALAERASHQVVLLDEFQDTSHAQMVLFSKLYGQGHPVTAVGDPNQSIYGFRGASAGQLFRFPETFPIVRGEQREIAHVKHLTIAWRNTVNVLAAANQITAGGAAHSGPVTVKPLEPSAFAQPGRVVLNRCATVRQEAEAIADLIAAEQRNDPQAAKTSAVLSRNRSQLSIMGEVLSERGMRYQLVGLSGLLSTAEVADLVACLHVLVDPLRSDKLMRLLSGARWRIGTADLAAFADWSRQLERRRSHGLNSKAAAADGGLDAEAVESARAELNDAASLIEALDFLPSEGWSSSDGRSLSAEARRRLTVLKDELASLRLMANDDLETLIREVERSMNLDIEVAVRPWVDRDASRANLDAFADVAREYCRNAPRVELAGFLMWLEQAAEKEKGLPLPSEDADPEAVQLLTVHASKGLEWDTVAVMSLNDGVFPGAQSDRWTSGDKALPWPLRGDAKDLPQWDTDQPALKELLEAESLFKDHVEDHHIAEERRLAYVAVTRAKSLLICSSSIWTATRSKPTEASEFFSALLPLAQGPGAKAEIGLWVEDDEAPEQNPNRLTPLEALWPYDPLEGPRITGAIKNKELAYSRRAVIQEIADDVLSADPGSQPITPEGQQWAEEAHKLLAQRAFLGNRERAVEAPEHVRASLFVELAEDPVSVLENLRRPVPRRPGLAARRGTAFHAWIEEFYEKTSMLDLGDLVEPADSYLDEALDLESMKEAFLASEWAQLQPAYVEVPLETRVGPVAVRGRIDAVFQMDDGTWLLLDWKTGRVPHGKDLKSKLVQLAVYRLGWSRLHSIALEDIKAAFYYVAAGVTIRAEHLSDEAELEQMISSAFEQLES, from the coding sequence ATGAGCAGCATCAAATACAGCCCGCAAGAACTCTCGATAGCCCTGGGCGAGAAGTTCCCGCCCACCGAGCAGCAAGCCGAGATTGTTGCCGCTCCACTCGAGCCGATGCTCGTAATCGCCGGCGCCGGCTCTGGCAAAACCAAAACCATGGCGGACAAGGTCGTCTGGCTGGTAGCCAACCAGCTGGTGCGCCCCGAGCAGATCCTCGGCGTGACCTTTACCCGCAAGGCCGCCGGGGAGCTGTCGCTGCGAATCCGGGCCAAGATCGCACAACTGGTGGCCACCGGGCTGCTGAGCGAAGAGGACACCCGCGACTTCCTCGACCCAGCGGTGTCCACCTATCACTCCTATGCCAACACCCTGGTCCAGGACTACGGGCTTCGGCTCGGCCTGGAGGAAGACAGTGCCCTGCTCGGCGCGGCCCAATCGTGGCAGCTGGGGCATTCGGTACTGGAGAAATACACGGGGGACTACCAGCACCTCAACAGCGCGAGCAGCACCCTCATCGACGCCATCGTCTCCTTCAGCTCCGAAGCATCCGAGCACCTGGCCGCTGTCCCCGAAGCACATCAATGGATCGACGACCTGGTCCTGAAATTGCGGGCACTGCCCATGGATGCGGAGAAGGACAAGGCTCCCACGCAAGCAGCGCTGAAACTCATCGACAAGCTTGCCTCGAGGGCAACCATCGCCGAACTTGCCGAGGAATACGGGCGCGAGAAAAAGCGATTGGGAGTCATGGACTACGGCGACCTCGTCGCCCACGCCGCCAGGATCGCACAGGAAGTCCCTGCGGCCGCGCTCGCCGAACGCGCCAGCCACCAGGTGGTCTTGCTCGACGAATTCCAAGACACCTCCCATGCCCAGATGGTGTTGTTCTCCAAGCTCTATGGCCAAGGCCATCCGGTGACCGCGGTCGGCGATCCGAACCAATCGATCTACGGGTTCCGCGGGGCCAGTGCAGGCCAGCTGTTCAGGTTCCCGGAAACCTTCCCCATCGTCCGCGGCGAACAGCGCGAGATCGCCCACGTTAAGCACCTGACGATAGCCTGGCGCAATACCGTGAACGTGCTTGCCGCTGCCAACCAGATCACCGCCGGGGGAGCGGCCCATTCGGGGCCGGTCACCGTTAAGCCGCTGGAACCCTCCGCTTTCGCCCAGCCGGGACGCGTGGTGCTCAACCGCTGTGCAACGGTTCGCCAGGAAGCCGAGGCCATCGCGGACTTGATTGCCGCCGAGCAGCGGAACGATCCGCAGGCCGCGAAAACCAGCGCCGTGCTCTCGCGCAACCGCAGCCAGTTGAGCATCATGGGCGAGGTTCTTTCCGAGCGCGGCATGCGCTACCAGCTGGTGGGCCTATCCGGGCTGCTGAGCACTGCGGAGGTGGCCGATCTTGTTGCTTGCCTGCACGTGCTGGTGGATCCACTTCGATCAGACAAGCTGATGCGCCTGCTCTCCGGAGCACGATGGCGCATCGGCACTGCCGATCTCGCGGCATTCGCCGACTGGTCCCGCCAGCTCGAACGGCGTCGCTCCCATGGGCTTAATTCGAAGGCAGCCGCGGCCGATGGCGGCCTTGACGCTGAAGCCGTCGAATCGGCCCGAGCAGAACTCAATGACGCGGCCAGCCTTATTGAAGCACTGGACTTCTTGCCCTCCGAGGGCTGGAGCAGCTCCGATGGCCGAAGCCTGAGTGCAGAGGCCCGGCGCCGGCTCACAGTGCTCAAAGACGAGCTGGCCAGCCTGAGGCTCATGGCCAATGATGATCTGGAAACGCTGATCCGCGAAGTTGAACGGTCCATGAATCTCGATATCGAGGTTGCTGTTCGGCCCTGGGTGGACCGCGATGCCTCGCGAGCCAACCTTGATGCCTTTGCCGACGTCGCCCGCGAGTATTGCCGCAACGCTCCGCGCGTTGAGCTGGCCGGCTTCCTGATGTGGCTGGAGCAGGCGGCCGAAAAGGAAAAGGGCTTGCCGCTTCCCAGCGAGGATGCTGATCCAGAAGCCGTGCAGCTGCTGACGGTCCACGCTTCAAAGGGCCTGGAGTGGGACACCGTCGCCGTCATGTCATTAAACGACGGGGTATTCCCCGGCGCGCAGTCCGACCGATGGACCAGCGGCGACAAGGCCCTTCCTTGGCCTTTGCGCGGCGACGCAAAAGATCTGCCGCAGTGGGACACCGACCAGCCAGCGCTCAAGGAGCTATTGGAAGCCGAATCCCTGTTCAAGGATCACGTCGAGGACCACCACATTGCCGAGGAACGCCGATTGGCGTACGTTGCGGTCACGCGTGCCAAATCGCTGCTCATTTGCAGCAGCAGCATCTGGACCGCCACGCGAAGCAAACCCACCGAGGCTTCCGAGTTCTTCTCCGCGCTGCTGCCGCTGGCCCAGGGCCCTGGGGCAAAAGCTGAAATTGGACTCTGGGTAGAAGACGACGAGGCGCCAGAGCAGAACCCCAACCGGCTGACTCCTCTGGAAGCCTTGTGGCCCTACGACCCGCTGGAGGGCCCGCGGATCACTGGAGCAATCAAAAACAAGGAACTTGCGTATTCGCGACGCGCAGTGATCCAGGAAATCGCCGACGATGTGCTCAGCGCAGACCCCGGCAGCCAGCCGATAACCCCCGAAGGCCAGCAATGGGCGGAAGAAGCGCACAAGCTTCTCGCCCAGCGTGCCTTCCTCGGCAATCGCGAACGAGCCGTTGAAGCACCAGAACATGTGCGTGCTTCGCTATTTGTCGAATTGGCTGAGGACCCGGTGTCGGTACTGGAGAATCTTCGCCGTCCGGTGCCAAGGCGGCCTGGACTTGCTGCGCGACGCGGCACGGCCTTCCACGCGTGGATTGAGGAATTCTACGAAAAGACCTCGATGCTGGATCTGGGCGATCTTGTTGAGCCGGCCGACAGCTATCTTGATGAAGCCCTGGACCTGGAATCAATGAAGGAAGCATTCCTGGCCAGCGAATGGGCCCAGTTGCAACCAGCCTATGTGGAAGTTCCGTTGGAAACGCGCGTCGGCCCGGTGGCAGTGCGAGGCAGGATCGATGCAGTCTTCCAGATGGACGATGGCACATGGCTGCTGCTTGACTGGAAGACTGGACGAGTCCCTCATGGCAAGGACTTGAAGAGCAAGCTTGTCCAGCTTGCGGTGTACCGGTTGGGATGGTCCCGGCTGCACTCAATTGCGCTGGAAGACATCAAGGCAGCTTTCTATTATGTTGCTGCCGGCGTGACGATTCGTGCGGAGCACCTGTCGGATGAAGCCGAGCTGGAGCAGATGATATCGAGCGCCTTCGAACAGCTGGAAAGCTGA
- a CDS encoding methionine ABC transporter permease: MDFFTPTVLKAMGTATVETLQMVVISGIITVVIGLILGILLHVTDKGGLTPIRWLNVVLSAIIVNITRSIPFAILMVALIPFSAMVVGASLGPIAASVSLTIGTIPFFARLVETALRDVSTGKVDAALVMGSTKMQTIRKVLVPEAMPGIIAAVTTTVVTLIGYSAMAGLVGGGGLGRMAYTYGYTRYNMPIMLATIIIIVVLVQLVQIIGDAIARKVDHR, encoded by the coding sequence ATGGATTTCTTCACTCCAACAGTTCTCAAGGCCATGGGCACCGCCACAGTTGAAACCCTGCAGATGGTAGTCATCTCTGGAATTATCACTGTTGTCATCGGCTTGATCCTGGGCATCCTGCTGCACGTCACCGACAAGGGCGGGCTGACCCCCATCCGCTGGCTCAACGTCGTGCTTTCAGCAATCATCGTCAACATCACCCGTTCGATACCGTTCGCCATTCTGATGGTTGCCCTGATCCCGTTCTCCGCGATGGTGGTTGGAGCTTCGCTGGGGCCCATTGCGGCCTCGGTCTCGCTGACCATCGGCACCATCCCGTTCTTCGCCCGCCTCGTTGAGACCGCACTGCGCGATGTCTCCACTGGCAAGGTTGATGCGGCATTGGTCATGGGTTCCACCAAGATGCAGACCATCCGCAAGGTGCTCGTGCCTGAGGCCATGCCCGGCATCATTGCCGCCGTTACCACCACCGTGGTGACGCTGATCGGCTATTCCGCGATGGCCGGCCTGGTGGGTGGTGGCGGCCTGGGCCGCATGGCCTACACCTACGGCTACACCCGCTACAACATGCCGATCATGCTCGCGACGATCATCATCATTGTCGTATTGGTGCAACTGGTCCAGATCATCGGCGATGCCATTGCCCGCAAGGTCGACCACCGCTAA
- a CDS encoding phosphotransferase, producing the protein MELAAIATAAVPGLAPVGFAALSDDAEDFDSALIVDALKHRWRVRSPRHDEASMRLEAELSALRAFSAKVRASLPFALPSVAGTVRQGSLRTFVYKDMPGHVPALDELVDEGSNLAKALGQCMAAIHQIPDEAVEVAGLPTYTADEVRQRKLNELDTAAATGKVPSRLLRRWEHAMEDVALWRFNASVVHGDFDEEQLQISHSSITAVKGWTDLHVGDPADDFAWLSSIEDQKFTDRVFESYVEARGKAADPHIMRRAALAAEFALAQWLVKSLDSKDPQRIAEADEMLQELDHNIAEFGGQPLSVVEAPRPLAPQSSAPGPKPSDADKETPVAPKPAPLPSAGSTAPRINTAKVTALSDQATDSGNSPSAVAAGPEAPAKGADDDVEPSPAPHAGKGAEDTKPKVESNIESGEKPPVHKPQEEPSASKAEAGTAKRKEDQDGATK; encoded by the coding sequence ATGGAACTCGCCGCAATTGCCACCGCCGCCGTACCCGGATTAGCTCCGGTTGGTTTTGCGGCATTGTCAGACGACGCAGAAGATTTTGATTCAGCACTAATTGTCGACGCCCTCAAGCACCGGTGGCGTGTTCGCTCGCCGCGGCACGATGAGGCAAGCATGCGATTGGAAGCGGAGCTTTCCGCCCTGCGCGCGTTCTCGGCCAAAGTGCGGGCCTCGCTGCCATTTGCTCTTCCATCGGTAGCGGGAACTGTCCGCCAGGGCTCACTGCGTACCTTCGTGTACAAGGACATGCCAGGACACGTTCCTGCCTTGGATGAGCTGGTTGACGAGGGCAGCAACTTGGCCAAGGCGCTGGGCCAGTGCATGGCGGCCATTCACCAGATCCCAGATGAAGCTGTGGAAGTGGCCGGCCTGCCGACCTACACCGCAGATGAAGTACGCCAGCGCAAGCTCAATGAACTCGATACCGCGGCGGCTACCGGCAAGGTGCCCAGCAGGCTGTTGCGCCGCTGGGAGCACGCCATGGAAGATGTTGCGCTGTGGCGGTTTAACGCATCCGTAGTGCACGGCGACTTCGATGAAGAGCAGCTGCAAATTTCTCACTCAAGCATTACTGCCGTTAAGGGATGGACCGACTTGCATGTTGGCGACCCGGCAGATGATTTTGCCTGGCTCTCGTCTATCGAAGACCAGAAGTTCACGGACCGTGTTTTTGAATCGTATGTCGAAGCCCGCGGCAAGGCCGCCGATCCACACATCATGCGCCGTGCCGCGCTGGCCGCAGAATTCGCTCTGGCGCAGTGGCTCGTCAAGTCGCTTGACTCCAAGGATCCACAGCGCATCGCCGAAGCTGATGAGATGCTCCAAGAGCTTGACCACAATATTGCCGAGTTCGGCGGGCAGCCTCTGTCAGTCGTCGAGGCGCCACGTCCCCTGGCTCCGCAGAGCAGCGCACCAGGGCCCAAGCCATCCGACGCGGACAAGGAAACTCCCGTAGCACCGAAGCCCGCCCCGCTTCCATCGGCGGGTTCGACCGCACCCCGGATTAATACGGCAAAGGTCACTGCCTTGTCGGACCAGGCAACGGATTCGGGCAATTCGCCATCTGCTGTGGCTGCGGGCCCCGAAGCGCCAGCCAAGGGCGCGGACGATGACGTGGAGCCTTCGCCGGCTCCGCATGCAGGCAAAGGCGCAGAAGACACCAAGCCCAAGGTCGAGTCGAACATCGAGTCCGGCGAAAAGCCGCCCGTTCACAAGCCTCAAGAAGAGCCGAGTGCCTCGAAGGCTGAAGCCGGCACAGCGAAACGCAAGGAAGACCAGGACGGCGCCACAAAGTAA
- a CDS encoding ATP-dependent helicase: protein MDETRYEARSDAQDIVDQLQTISGPVLVAGAPGTGKTNALINTAVAHLDAGLDPQSLLIIAPTRLTAASIRDDLSRRAERTFTEPVVRTWSAYAFDLIRRARVEGLLPFLERPPRLLSGPEQDTLIGNLLEGHATGLTTGPQWPSELELAIETRGFRKEIREFFDRVSELGLEPADIEQRGEEAARPEWVAAAHFYQEYRDLLDLGSAEAFDPAGLITRAAELLEEHPDFLHAEQDRLALVLVDDLQEATLSQHRLLALLAKDRPLVAFAAPDSVVQGFRGARTDELHRFAQNYTSTTEATFLELAHGYRMPPQITKAWERIVQRVPLAAGLRGRTLEPRQAGNDDACQALAFENSTLEERFIAQRIVQLSLFENRSLSDIAIVVRNGSQVRSYSRFLEGQGIAVQVPPAEIPLKDEGAVRPLLDLLELSFNNSAADDPLLMQNLLLSRYGMSTALEIRRLRQLLRQHEAAQGGRRSSQELLETCLREPELAQDLGKPAFGLQRLLKMYGALNSELASGTATPETALWAMWEASGRAQAWREEALGAGTSARRADHDLDAVLSLFQAAERFVDQLPGASVPQFIEHILNQDLPMDSLATRAAGGHMVTVLTTAAAAGKEWPIVFIPGLQEGAWPNLRLRGELLGSNALADVVEHGIGFLATRTPTHLVRQIRNDELRSFSNAVSRASEQLICTAVDNEDSQPSSFLDLVDPPGPEGRATTAVPRIRSLPTLVAQLRNTAESSKAAQLGTTPVAEGSDPVGQYRDAVNVLAQLATSQQPVRGAHPEQWWGLLPLSSTAPVVPEDQPRRVSPSKVETLVKSPLNWFVQSAGGTAAHDFAASLGTLIHSIAEEHPEASGSEYQRILEQRWPELEKLDNWEGQRDFDRATLMLKKFAQYCIAMRQEGRELVAREMPFQIEVPTPDGSQVQLRGIIDRVEVDANGRVTVVDLKTGSMAPSKSDTLEHPQLGVYQTAIQLGALQENPDTAGLSDQPAGASLVYVGTNTKSPTIREQPSLAEDDWAKTLILEAASLMGHSEFITRHVAGSSGILGNCTLPEICPLCAEGRQVTEP from the coding sequence ATGGATGAAACGCGATATGAGGCACGGTCGGATGCGCAGGACATCGTGGATCAGCTTCAGACGATAAGTGGCCCGGTGCTTGTTGCCGGTGCGCCAGGAACCGGCAAGACGAATGCCCTCATCAACACGGCCGTCGCGCACCTGGACGCCGGACTGGATCCGCAGTCGCTGTTGATTATTGCCCCCACGCGCTTGACCGCCGCCTCCATTCGCGATGACTTGAGCCGCCGCGCCGAACGAACTTTCACCGAACCCGTCGTGCGCACCTGGTCCGCCTACGCTTTTGACCTCATCCGCCGAGCTCGCGTAGAAGGGCTCTTGCCGTTCCTGGAAAGGCCGCCGCGGCTGCTGTCCGGGCCGGAGCAAGACACGCTCATCGGGAACCTGCTCGAAGGGCACGCCACGGGCCTGACCACTGGTCCGCAGTGGCCCAGCGAATTGGAATTGGCTATAGAAACTCGTGGTTTCCGCAAGGAGATCCGAGAATTCTTTGACCGTGTTTCCGAGCTGGGACTGGAACCAGCCGATATCGAGCAGCGTGGAGAAGAAGCTGCCAGGCCTGAATGGGTTGCCGCCGCCCATTTCTACCAGGAGTACCGCGACCTGCTGGACCTTGGCAGCGCGGAAGCCTTTGACCCTGCCGGGCTCATTACCCGTGCCGCCGAATTGCTTGAAGAGCACCCGGACTTCCTCCACGCCGAACAGGACCGTCTAGCCCTGGTCCTCGTTGATGATCTTCAAGAAGCAACGCTGTCACAACACCGGCTCTTGGCTCTCTTGGCCAAAGACCGGCCCCTGGTCGCTTTCGCCGCACCGGATAGCGTGGTTCAGGGATTCCGAGGCGCCCGTACCGACGAACTGCATCGCTTCGCCCAGAATTACACGAGCACCACCGAAGCCACCTTTCTTGAACTGGCCCATGGCTACCGGATGCCGCCACAGATCACCAAAGCGTGGGAACGGATCGTGCAACGAGTTCCTTTGGCCGCGGGACTGCGGGGAAGAACACTTGAGCCGCGCCAGGCGGGCAATGATGACGCATGCCAGGCACTCGCTTTTGAGAATTCAACGCTAGAAGAACGATTCATCGCCCAGCGCATCGTCCAGTTGAGCCTCTTTGAAAACCGGAGCCTTTCAGATATAGCCATCGTGGTTCGCAACGGATCACAGGTTCGTTCCTACAGCCGATTCCTTGAAGGGCAGGGGATCGCCGTGCAAGTGCCACCGGCTGAAATCCCGCTCAAAGACGAGGGCGCCGTTCGCCCGCTGCTGGACCTTCTGGAATTGTCCTTCAACAACTCGGCAGCTGATGACCCGCTGCTGATGCAGAATCTGCTCCTATCCCGCTACGGCATGAGCACAGCACTGGAAATCCGGCGCTTGCGCCAGCTTTTGCGCCAGCATGAGGCGGCCCAAGGCGGCCGCCGCTCCAGCCAGGAACTTCTTGAAACTTGCCTGCGGGAACCCGAGCTGGCTCAAGACCTTGGCAAGCCGGCCTTTGGGCTGCAACGCCTGCTGAAAATGTATGGAGCCCTGAATTCCGAGCTTGCCAGTGGCACTGCTACCCCCGAGACCGCGCTCTGGGCCATGTGGGAAGCCTCCGGCCGGGCCCAAGCCTGGCGCGAGGAAGCGCTAGGCGCCGGAACGTCTGCGCGCCGGGCCGATCATGACTTGGATGCGGTGCTCTCGCTGTTCCAAGCGGCTGAACGCTTTGTTGACCAGCTGCCAGGTGCCAGCGTGCCCCAATTCATCGAGCACATTCTGAATCAGGACTTGCCGATGGACTCCCTGGCCACCCGTGCCGCCGGCGGGCATATGGTGACCGTGCTGACCACGGCAGCTGCCGCAGGCAAGGAATGGCCCATCGTGTTCATTCCCGGTTTGCAAGAGGGAGCGTGGCCCAATCTGCGCTTGCGCGGCGAACTGCTGGGCTCCAACGCGCTAGCTGACGTTGTCGAGCACGGCATCGGATTCCTGGCCACGCGCACGCCAACTCATCTGGTGCGCCAGATCAGGAACGACGAGCTGCGCAGTTTCAGCAACGCGGTGTCGCGAGCTTCCGAACAGCTGATCTGCACCGCAGTCGATAATGAAGACAGCCAGCCCTCGTCATTCCTGGACCTAGTTGATCCGCCCGGGCCCGAGGGCCGGGCAACTACTGCGGTGCCGCGCATACGCTCCTTGCCAACCCTTGTGGCGCAGCTGCGCAATACCGCCGAATCAAGCAAAGCCGCCCAGCTTGGCACCACCCCGGTTGCCGAGGGATCCGACCCCGTCGGGCAGTATCGCGACGCGGTCAATGTCCTGGCCCAGCTGGCCACGTCACAGCAACCGGTGCGCGGTGCCCATCCGGAGCAGTGGTGGGGTTTGCTCCCGTTGTCTTCTACCGCACCGGTGGTCCCCGAGGACCAGCCACGACGAGTTTCGCCGTCAAAGGTCGAGACGCTGGTCAAGTCCCCGCTGAATTGGTTTGTGCAAAGCGCCGGCGGCACGGCCGCGCATGACTTCGCAGCTTCCTTGGGCACACTGATTCACTCCATAGCAGAAGAGCACCCTGAAGCCAGCGGTTCCGAGTACCAGCGGATCCTGGAGCAGCGCTGGCCGGAACTGGAGAAATTGGATAACTGGGAAGGGCAGCGCGACTTCGACCGGGCGACCCTGATGCTCAAGAAGTTCGCCCAATACTGCATCGCCATGAGGCAAGAAGGCCGCGAACTGGTTGCCCGCGAAATGCCCTTCCAAATCGAGGTTCCCACCCCTGATGGATCTCAGGTCCAGCTGCGAGGCATTATTGACCGGGTCGAGGTCGACGCCAATGGCAGGGTCACCGTGGTGGACCTCAAAACAGGTTCCATGGCGCCAAGCAAAAGCGACACGCTGGAGCACCCCCAGCTGGGCGTCTACCAAACAGCCATCCAGCTAGGGGCGCTGCAAGAGAACCCGGACACCGCCGGACTTTCCGATCAGCCCGCCGGGGCATCGCTGGTCTACGTTGGCACCAATACCAAAAGCCCCACGATCAGGGAGCAACCGTCCCTGGCCGAGGACGACTGGGCGAAAACCCTCATTCTGGAGGCTGCCAGCCTCATGGGGCATAGCGAATTCATTACCCGCCACGTTGCGGGTTCCTCGGGGATTCTGGGCAACTGCACCTTGCCGGAAATCTGCCCACTTTGCGCCGAAGGACGACAGGTCACCGAACCATGA
- a CDS encoding MGMT family protein — protein sequence MTDAAAPSQLDYVQAVYQLAQLIPPGAVLSYGDIAELLGSGGPRQVGKAMSAALSGTPWWRVLRADGNIAEPLRPRASEHWDSEQLAQPGRRVDMKKLRWNPTPSQWEKIDILRLSLGNPKMSELDDQL from the coding sequence ATGACAGATGCTGCAGCGCCAAGCCAGCTCGATTACGTTCAGGCCGTATATCAACTTGCCCAGCTGATTCCACCAGGTGCCGTGCTCAGCTATGGCGACATCGCCGAGCTCCTGGGCAGCGGCGGACCACGCCAGGTAGGCAAAGCCATGTCCGCTGCACTCAGCGGAACTCCCTGGTGGCGCGTGTTGCGGGCCGACGGAAATATTGCTGAACCGCTCCGTCCAAGAGCCAGCGAGCACTGGGATAGCGAACAACTCGCACAACCGGGTCGACGAGTAGACATGAAGAAGCTCCGCTGGAACCCCACGCCGTCGCAGTGGGAGAAAATCGATATCCTCAGGCTGTCACTGGGCAACCCCAAAATGTCCGAATTGGATGATCAACTATAA
- a CDS encoding methionine ABC transporter ATP-binding protein: MITVSDLRKVYQQGSKDVVALDGVSLEVPTGKIHGIVGHSGAGKSTLVRCLTLLDQPTSGTVSVNGKELTNVSSEELRNARRRIGMVFQHANLFDSRTTEQNVAYPLELVGTPKDQVASKVAELLELVGLSQFAKAYPSQLSGGQRQRVGIARALTTDPDVLLCDEPTSALDPKTTDEILELVKKLRDRLNITVLIITHEMHVVKQACDSVSLLEGGKIVEHGDIEAVITNASGRLASTLLPLPGDAPRAEGSGPILDLLYTGQQATEPVISSLARKFNTDVNVLAGSVEQLGEQQYAHLRLQLTADADLEAIVNHLSSTGIAVTVKGAK; encoded by the coding sequence GTGATCACAGTCAGTGACCTGCGCAAGGTCTACCAGCAGGGCAGCAAGGATGTTGTTGCTCTTGATGGTGTCAGTCTTGAAGTCCCCACCGGGAAAATTCATGGCATCGTCGGACATTCCGGGGCTGGCAAGTCCACCCTTGTTCGTTGCTTGACCTTGCTTGACCAACCGACTTCCGGCACCGTATCCGTCAACGGAAAAGAACTGACTAATGTCAGCTCCGAGGAGCTGCGCAACGCTCGTCGTCGCATCGGCATGGTGTTCCAGCACGCTAATCTTTTTGATTCGCGCACGACCGAGCAGAACGTTGCCTACCCGTTGGAATTGGTTGGCACCCCGAAGGACCAGGTTGCCAGCAAGGTCGCTGAGCTATTGGAACTAGTTGGCCTCTCACAGTTCGCCAAGGCGTACCCTTCACAGCTTTCCGGCGGTCAGCGTCAACGTGTTGGCATCGCCCGCGCACTGACCACCGATCCGGATGTTTTGCTGTGCGACGAGCCAACCAGTGCTCTCGATCCGAAAACCACGGACGAAATTCTTGAACTGGTCAAGAAGCTGCGTGATCGCCTGAACATCACGGTGCTGATCATCACCCACGAAATGCACGTGGTGAAGCAGGCCTGCGACTCCGTTTCCCTGCTGGAAGGCGGAAAGATCGTCGAGCATGGCGACATCGAAGCCGTCATTACCAACGCTTCGGGACGCCTGGCTTCGACTTTGCTTCCGCTTCCTGGCGACGCGCCCCGCGCTGAAGGCTCAGGCCCGATCCTTGATCTGCTCTACACCGGCCAGCAGGCAACCGAGCCAGTGATATCCTCCTTGGCCCGCAAGTTCAACACTGATGTCAACGTCCTGGCCGGATCCGTCGAACAACTAGGTGAGCAGCAGTATGCACACCTGCGTCTGCAACTGACCGCGGACGCTGATTTGGAAGCTATCGTGAATCACTTGTCCTCCACCGGAATCGCAGTGACCGTGAAGGGAGCCAAGTAG